The stretch of DNA AGCCTGCGATGCAGAAGGCGGAAGCGGCCGTTTCCGTCTTGTTTTCAATGCCAGTCACCCCATTTATCAGGCCCATTTCCCGCAAAGACCCATCACCCCGGGCGTCTGCACGATACAAACGGTGGGCGAATTGGCCGAAATACTCGCGCAGAAACCTCTGCGACTGGTGTGTGCCAAGAACGTAAAGTTCCTCTCATTGCTTACTCCCGAGTGCACGCCGCAGGTATTTGTCGATGTGAACGTCAAGCCGGAAGCAGGCACTGAGCGGCTTTTGGTAAGAGCCGAACTGCATAACGACGGACAGACGTTTGCTAAACTCTCACTCGTCTATGTGTAAACGGGTTTGCGTTATCATCCCCACCTACAACAACGCCCGGACATTGCGCGGCGTTGTCGAAGGTGTGCTCCGACAGACATCCAGCATCATCGTGGTGAACGACGGTTCTACCGACGACACTGCTCATGTTCTCGCCCTTTGCGATCCCTGTATCAGCGTCGTCACCCACGAGCGAAACAAAGGCAAAGGAGCCGCCTTGGTGAGCGGATTCAAAGAGGCCGTGCGCCAGGGCTTCGACTATGCCATCACCATCGACAGTGACGGACAGCACTTTCCTTCCGATCTGCCCCTCTTTCTCGAAGCGATCCGTCGCCATCCCGATGCCATCATCGTGGGAAATCGGTTTGCTCGCTCGGCATCGGATGACAGCAGAGCACACATGAACCCGCAAAGCAGGTTTGCCAATCGGTTCAGCAACTTTTGGTTCACCCTCCAAACCGGCGTTCGACTCTCCGATACGCAAACCGGCTATCGAGCTTATCCTCTGCACAGGCTCCGTTGGCTGCCCCTCATCACTTCGCGTTACGAAGCCGAACTCGAGCTGATGGTCTTCGCAACCTGGAACGGTGTGCGTCTCGTTTCTATCCCCATACAAGTGTATTACCCCCCACAGAACGAGCGTGTGAGCCATTTTCGGCCCACGACCGACTTCCTTCGCATCTCCCTTCTCAACACTTTTCTCTGCGGCTTGGCTCTTGTCTATGCCCTGCCGCGCAAGCTTCTCAAGGTTGTCGCCACGGTCTTGGTGTTGCTCTCGCTCTTTGTTCTGATGCTCTTCGTGCAAGCCGGACTGCTCATTTTCTTCCTTTCCCACCGAGCCACCGAGAGCCAACGCCTGGCCTATCACGGCTCTATTCAGCGCGTGAGCTCGTGGTTGCTGCGCCATCTGCCAGGAGTGAGTACCACGTTGCACAATCCTACGGGCGAAGACTTTAGTAAGCCGGGCATCATCATTGCCAATCATCAAAGCCATCTCGACCTGCTTTGCATCATGATGCTCACTCCTCGGCTCGTCATTCTCACCAAACGCTGGGTGTGGAACAACCCTCTCTACGGCGTAGCCATCCGTTATGCCGAGTATATGCCCGTGAGCAACGACTTCGAAGAAAACGAAACACAGCTCGTCGCCCTTCTCTCGCGCGGTTATAGCGTGATGATCTTCCCCGAAGGCACCCGCTCCGCGAGTCTGTCTCTGCTTCGTTTCCATCAGGGAGCTTTCTATTTGGCGCAGAAACACGGGCTCGACCTCATCCCCGTTTTTCTTAATGGCACAGGACAGGTGCTCAACAAGCAGGCCCGTACCCACTCTCCGGGCCACATCACTATCGAGGTGAAGCCCCGTGTGCCCGCCTCCAGTCTTCCATCCCACCTTTCTTCCGTTGCGCTTGCCCAGCATTTCCGCCGTCAGTATCAGCAGTGGAAAGACGAATATGATGCTCAAATCAGCTTTTAAGTGGAGCTTTACAGGTCAATAGATCCATCCCTTCGGGGGGTGTTTGTTCCCATTACCGTGGCGATATAAGTGAATGGAGAGGCCGACGGACCAACTCCTATGAGATGGTTGATGAGTGTGGATTAACGAATGGTTTTCCTTTTACTCCTCATCATCCCCCCCTTTTTTCTTTACTCCTTTCCTCTTTACTCCTTATTACTCTCCTCCTTCCTACTTACTCCTTCCCTCCTTACTACCTATTCCTTTCCCCTTTACTCCTTATTACTTCTCTCCTTACTACTTACTCCTTCCCTCCTTACTACTCCTTCTCTTAGCTTTTGACCTGCATTTTCTTAGCTTTTGCATTCCCATCTCTTAGCTTTTGCAGTGCGTTTTCTTAGCTTTTGAAATGCGTTTAGTAATACCGTGAAAATCAGATGCTTATCGTGGACTTGGAAAAAGCTCGGATGTAGTTGCACGAACAACGGCACAGCAGTAGGTCTGTTGCCAACCCTATTCTATCAACCAACCAAGCCCCGCAAAGCAGTTTCTGATCGCAGACAGACAAAAAAGAGGAGCGACCGATGGCGAAAATAGTTATTTTGCAGGACGATAGGATAGCGCCTACTTCCATAAAATTTACCTTTGTAGAGCGGCTTCAAAATAAAATAATTTATTTTCTCTTATCAGCTAAGTAATTTATTGTTCTTAGTTGTATTGGGTATAGTGAGGGTAGAAAAGCCCGCATGTCAACCCATTAATTGGAATAATATCTACTTTAAATATATAACTAAACGTATGAGAAGACCAAGATTTCAGACAGGAGCCTTCCTGTTGAGAGGGTTTTTAACGTTGTCGTTGCTGTTTGCGTCTGCCAATGGGGCCTGGGCGCAAATCAAACTGACCACTCAAAAAGCCCATTTGGAAACGGTAATCGAAAAGATTAAAAAACAATCCAAGTATCGCTTTTTCTATAGCGATGCCCTGGCAAAGGTATCTGTCAATGCTGTCGAGGTGGATAACGCATCGATCACGGATGTGTTGGACCGACTCTTCAGCGGTACCGCCATCACCTATCGTTTGGTGGACAATGTGGTTTACCTGTCGGACAAAAACGCTCCTGCCCAGAAAAAAGAACAAAGAGCCGAACAACAGAAAGCCAAAGGCGGACAGCACACCGTCACGGGTGTAGTGAAAGACAGTCATGGCGAGCCGCTCATCGGTGTGAGTGTCTTGGTGAAAGGCACCGGTAAAGGGGCCGTGACCAATATCGACGGGCAGTATACCATTTCCACCGACATGGCAAAGCCCGTGCTGGTCTACTCTTACGTGGGCTACACACAGCAGGAACAGACGGTGAACAATCGCAGCGTGATCGACGTGGTGATGAAAGACGACAGTCAAGTACTGGGCGAAGTGGTTGTCACCGCGATGGGTATTCTGCGCAAACAAGAGTCGCTGACTTATGCAACGCAGAAAATCAAGGCCGAAGACTTGGTGAAGGTGCAAGACCCCAACGTAGCCAATACGCTGGAAGGAAAGGTGTCGGGCATCACGATTACGCCGAGTGCCGGTGGTGCCGGTGGTGCTTCGAAAATTATTCTTCGCGGAAACAAGTCGGTTTCGGGTAACAGTGCTCCGCTCATTGTCGTAGACGGTGTGCCGATGAGCAATAAAACGCGCGGACAGGCCAGCTTCAACCAAGGCGAAGAGTTGACTTTCGGTAGCGTAGGCGAAGGTTCCGATCCGCTGTCGATGATTAATCCCGACGATATTGAGTCGATCAACGTGTTGAAAGGTTCGAATGCGGCCGCCCTTTACGGTTCGCAGGCAGCCAATGGCGTGGTGATGATCACGACCAAATCGGGCCGGGAAGGAAAGATAGACATCGGTTTTACCTCTAACGTTACCTTCGATGCCCCCCTGCTCACTCCCAAAATACAGAACATCTACGGGGCAACCATGGAAGACGGAGCCGTGATCAACGGCAAACAAACCACCCAGTTGGGCTTTAACGGCTGGGGAGGCAAGATCAGCGAGCAAACCAATCTCAGCCCGTTAACGGCATTGGGCAACTGGTTTCCCAAGGATGCCCTCAACGAAGTGCATCTGCGCAACACGACTCGCAATGATGTGAACGACTTTTTCCGCACGGGCGTCACCACGAACAACTCGGTGTCGGTGTCGGGAGGAAATGAAAAATCGCGCTCCTATCTCTCGTTGGGCAACAGCTATGCAACGGGTATGGTGCGCAATAACTCGTATAACCGTAACAGTTTGATGTTCAGACAGAATCTGAAACTCTTCGATCGGTTGAAAATCGATGCTTCTATCAACTATGTAGAAACCATTACGCGCAACCGTCCCGGTGGTGGTACAGTGGGAAATCCCATCTATCACACCTATCTCACGCCGCGTAACGTCGACATGCAGTATTATAAAAACCATTATATGGATGCCAATGGTAGCTGGATGTCGGGATTGCAGGATTATTATAAGGAGTTTACCTATATCGGTTCGGACGGCAAACCCAAAACGGGATTGCAACCAGCCAAAGAAGAATACGAACTTCATGGCCCGATGCAGAGCTGGGCTTACAAGTCGAACGATAGCAACAACCCCTATTGGTTGTTGAATATGTCGCGCAATCGACAGGACGAGAACCGCTTGTTTACCACCCTCTCGGCTGCTGTAGATATTTATGATGGCTTGTCTTTCCAGGCCCGTTTCAACTACACCAGAACGCATTATAAGAAAGAAGGCTGGGAGCATGCCACCACATTGGTGGCTACGGCTGCGATGAATCGGTTCGGACGGTGCTGGAGCAACGATAGCAAATCTTCTGAAATTTATACCGACTATCTGCTGAGCTACAACAAAACGCTCAAAGATTACTCTCTGTCGGCCACGGCAGGTTGGGTAGGCCACACGTTGAAAGAAACGCATAAAAACACTTATATCGGTAAGGCCACGGTGCGAGACGAGAATTGGCTCACGCTGCCCAAAGTGACCAATTACTTTGAAGTGAATGCCGGTGGCCCCGGAGTGACCACCTCTTCCATCTTCCGCAATTGGGATAAGGCTTGGCTCTTCACGGCTCAGGTGGGCTGGAAGGAGAAAGTATATGTAGACGGCTCTTACCGTTTGGACTCTTATCGGCCCTTCCGCCAGTTCTATAAAAGAGGAATGTTAGACCGCGAATGGTTCGGCTATTTCGGTGTAGGTGCCAATGCCATTGTCAGTTCATTGGTCAAACTGCCCACTTGGATAGACTATCTCAAGTATCGTGTGTCTTACTCGGAAGTGGGAAACTCGATTCCTGAAAACTATTACTTCAAGTTCGGTTACGACCTGCTGACCGGTGCGGGCGTAGGATCGAAGTTCTCCAAGTTCAAACCCGTTCCCGAGAAGATGCGTTCGTTTGAAACGGGTGTCGAGATGCTGTTCTTTAAGAATCGATTGAGCGTAGACTTCACCTATTATAATACACGCCTGACGAATATGTATATGCAGACTTCCAGTGGCTTTAACGTCAACAATGTCTATAACACGGGCATCGTTCGCAACACGGGATTCGAGAGTACCGTCGGTTACGACTTCAAGTTTGGCAAGCATCTCCGTTGGAGAACGGCTTATAACTTCTCTTTCAACAGCAACAAAATCCTGAGAGGAGCGATCGATGAGAACGGAAACGAACGCGAAATTTCGGTGAAGGTGGGCGGTGCCCATGTGCTCTACTCTTCGGGTAGATCGTTGGGAGACATCTATGTGCCTGATTTCAAGTATAAGAAAGACGGAAAAAGCATCTCGGTAACGAAGAAAGGCGTTCCTCGCTTCGATGACAGTCAGGAGAATCTCAAGTATGTGGGCAACATGAACTCTAAGTGGCAGATGGGTTGGACCAACACCTTTAACTATAAAGACTTCTCCCTCACGATGCTCATCAATGGGCGCATCGGCGGAAAGGTGATCTCTCTGACCGAGTCGTATCTCGACTTCTACGGTCTGTCTAAGCGCACAGCCGATGCCCGTCAGGCCGCAGAACGCAACGGAATTGTTGCTTCGGCCTATGGCAATGTGCCGGGTATCGCTCTGCCCGATGGTAGCGGTAGAATCGTTCCGGTGAAAGAATATTTCGAAGGTGTGGGCAGTTCGGCCAGCACCAACGCCAATTATGTGTACAGCGCAACGAACTTCCGTCTTCGCGAACTCTCGCTCGGCTATACCTTCAGAGATCTCTTCGGACTGAACAAGAACCTCAACGTCTCGTTTATTGCCCGCAACCTGTTCTTCCTGTATAAGAAGAGCCCTGTGGATCCTGACGTATCACTGTCTACAGGCAATGGATTGGGCGGCTTCGAAGTGTTCAATACGCCCTCGTCTCGCTCGTACGGTCTTTCATTTAAAATCAACTTGTAACATCCAAACAAAGGCCTGGGCCGTTGTTCCTTGACGGCAGATCCGTGAAAGGGGCGGCCCATGGCTTAGGTTAAAAAATATATTGTCTATGAAAAGGTTTTTCAAATGCGCCTCTCTCCCCATTGCACTATCGGCATTGATGCTGACATCGTGTTTGGATTTCGATGCAACGGGAAGCGAGTTCAAGTCTAATGAGTCTCAGGTGGATACGTGGAACTCGAAGAATACAGGTAAAGCCGACAGCCTTTTTTATAAAAAGGTATTCACGGCAACCGATGTGAAGAAGGCAGCCGTGTCGTTAAAGAGCGTTCTGGCCGATGGTATCGGCGCGCAATATGCTATGCGTGGAGGTAAGGACGGAGTGAAACCTGCTCCGCACTCTTATCAATATCGCAACTGTTTGGGCATCGACAACTATGTGCAATATGCGGTGATCCCCCACCAGGTGTTTCCTTATGCGAAGGTGAAGGTGACGTCTACCTATGATGTCAACCCCAAATTCTATGGCGGTCCGATGGGTTCCTTCGGACAAGCGGCCAGCCGCATTTCGCCGCTTCTTAATCATGGGTCTATCGATTCTATCCCCGAAGTGAAGGCAATCTACCTTCTTCTTTATAACTATGCTGCTGTAGAGGTGGCTGATGTTTATGGAGCCGTTCCCTATACCGACCTGAAGAATAACGTTCAGACGGCACCTTATAATTATCAAGATCTGCCTTCCATTTATAAAAAGGCCATTAACAATATCGATAGCATCGTGGCTTGCTTGAAGTATTTTGAGACGAAGCCTGCTGATTACAAAAATGCGGTGGTCGATGTACTGAATGCGAACATCCGTATCACGTCGGATAGAAAGTTGGGCAATAGGACTTTGGATACTTGGGTGCGCTTTGCCAACTCGTTGAAGTTGCGTTTGGCCATACATGTGGTGAAGGTGGCTCCGGCAGATGCTCGGAAATGGGCCGAAGAAGCGGTGCAGAGCGGTGTGATTGAGGAGGAAAAGAATGAAGTATGTCTTCCGCCGGCCAGTTCGGGTTTCTCGCATCCGCTGGTCGAAATCAGCGAAAACTGGCACGATACGCGCCTAAGTGCTTCATTCGAGAGCCTGCTGGCCAGTTTGAATCACCCCTATATGAAATATCTTTTCGAGAAAAACGATGCGCCAATCGTGAACAAAAAGACTAAGGTTCAATTGGCTGCTGACTCGAAAATCGTAGGTATCCGCTCGGGAACTTACACCGGAGACGGGCAAGCTTATGATGGAAACCAATACATTGCCTTTAGTAGGGTGAACAGTACAGTGATCTGGTCGGCTCCTTTGTACCTGATGAAACTCTCGGAAGTGTGCTTCCTGCGTGCAGAAGGTGCGGTGAGAGGTTGGAATATGATGGGTAATGCCAAGGATTTCTATGAAAAGGGAATCGAAGAGGGGTCTTGTGAAGATCGCGAGAACTACTATCAGGATGAAAACGGAGATAATCCGTATAAGAAAGGCATTGCTGCTTATACGCAACAAGCAAACGCAATACCTTATACATATAATGATCCGACCGGCGAAACCGACCCCGTTGAAAGCGTAACGAAGATTGGTGTGAAATGGAATGATGGCGATACACCGGAAATGAAACTCGAAAAGATTATCACACAGAAGTATATCGCGGCCTATCCGGAAAGCTATGAAACGTGGGTGGATCTGCGTCGTACGGGCTATCCCAAACTCTTCGAAATTCTGAATGCCGAAGATTCGGACGGAAGCATCGATGATGGAGAAACCATTCGACGTCTGCCTTTCCCTGGAAAGGACGACCCTGTGACATTCGAAGACCTCAGACGCACGGCCTTCAAGACGCTGACAGGCGGCGACTATGTGGCAACGCGTTTGTGGTGGGACACCAAAGGACCTAATTTCCAGTAAGAATTCAAACGCGTCTGATGACGAATGGGAAAGTCGACAAACGATAGAGAACGTTGGGAATGTTGTTTCATAGAAGGTGAACAACGGTGCCACGTCGATCACTTCAGTTTGTTTGTCGACTTTCCTTTCAACAAAGAATCATTTATCTAACTAAAAACAATAAAGTATGAACAAGAAATCTACATTCAGATTGTTGGCATTGGCCGGCCTTTTGGCTGCTGCTCCTACGACGATGAGCGCGCAAACCACTGAGCCTGCTTCTGCATCGAAAGTGGTGTACGACTTCCAAGGCTTTGACGATGTGAAGCTGTTGAAGCTCTTTGCGAAGATTGTGAAAGAGGGTCGCCGTTATCCCACGGACGCAGAATTGAGAAATGCTGGACTGGCTAACGAAATTGAGTTTGTTCGTTCGCATGTACGCAAACGCAATATTCTTTCTCGTGCCGATCGCTTGGAAAAGAATACGTATGAGAAGAGAGACCTCTTCATGAACATTCCTGCTGGTGCAGGACGTGGCACGGGCGGCTATCCGTCGAAAGAATTTGCCAGTGACAACTTCTCGATGTGGAACTATACCAATCTCTTCGGTGCGTGGAACCACGGCTTGTTCCAAGCTCCGGGTGCCTGGGCAGATGCTGCTCATAAAAACGGAACCGACCTATTGAGCGGTGTGAAGTTCTTCGATACTACCGGTAATCCTGGTGGTGTAGGTGCAGAAGGCTGGATGCCCATCATTACGACGCAGGAGTCGGATGGCACTTATACCTATGCCAAGCCGATGATTTATCTCTTGCAGTATTTGGGTTTGGATGGTATCAACTATAACTGGGAGGCTTCTGGCTATGACGATGAAAGGGTAATCGGTTTCCATCAGGCCTTGTATAAGATTGCTGATCAGGAGAATTTCAAGAACTTCCATATCGCTATCTATACTTCTGAATCTGGGTTGACGGGTTATACTGCAAGAGCTCTTTTCGGAAGCGGCGGTACAAAGACAGCCGACTTGATGTTGAACTATTCCGGTGGCGACTTTACTCATCAGATGCCTTCCTCTGTTTCTGCCGCAAAGGCAGCGATGGGAACCACGGAAGGACTGTATGCTGGCGTGTGGATCATGAATATGAATCGCCGTTGGACAAGCTTGAATACGGCGAAAGAATGCGGCGTTTGTTTGTGGGGCGAACATGCGCAAAGTCGTTTTTGGAGTTACAATGTCGGTGGAGATGCTTTCGAGGCGATGAGCAACTATCAAAAGCTGCTCGAGCGTGGCTTCTCTGGCGGTATGCGCAATCCGGCTAATCGCCCGGCAGTTTCCAATTACAACAACAACTGGGAGGAAACCGGCGGCAACTTGCCTTTGTCTTCTTTTGCAGGCTTGGCTACCTGGATTCCCGAGCGCACCACTATTCAGGGAAATCTTCCCTTCTCGACCTATTTCAACATGGGTGCCGGATCGCAATATAATTATAAAGGAAAGAGAACTGCAGGTCCGTGGTACAACATGGCTAACCAAGACATCGTTCCTACCTATCGTTGGCTGGTGTACGATGCAGGAACAGAAACTGTGAGCGATAAGATTTCTCCTGAGTTCTCTTATAAAGACGCTTACACTGGCGGCTCGTGTCTGTTGCTCTCGGGTACAGACCAGGCTGCGGGAACAGACATTGTACTGTACAAAACCGACCTGACCGGCTCAACCGGAGCCATCAAAGCCAACGTGGCCATTAAGAGCGGAAAAGAGGGAGAGAAAGAATCGAACCTCTACTTGATTGTGCATCTGAAGAACGGCAACGTTTGGAAAGAATACCCTGTGGGTAAAACTACGGGTAAGAATTGGGAAGAGCATCAAATCAACTTGACCGATCTCGCTTCTGGTACGACCATCGACAAAATTGGTTTGCGTGTGAAGAACAGCGATGCCAATTATCAAATGATGGTGGGTAAGCTCGAACTCACCGATGGTTACACGCAGGCTCCTGCCGAAGTAAAGGACGTTACCATCCAAGTGAAAGAAGAAACCAAGACTTCGTTGTCGGTGAAAGCTTCGTGGAGTGTTAATACCACAGCAGCCACCACTGGTCTGGTGTATAACGATGATGCCAATATCGACCACTTCGAGATTCTCTTGAAGGATGGAGCCGACGGCAGAGTGTCCGAAGTGGCACGCACTACGCAGTGGGCTGCCTATGTGGGCAACATCGATTTGACCCACGCACAGCACAATCCTTACATCGGTGTGCGCGCCGTAGGCAAAGACTTGAAGAGCTACTCGCCCGTACAATGGACTCAGGTGACTCGCGAAGATGCCAGCCGTCTCCCCGACCTGGTGACCAATCCCTACACTGCGCCCGAGCTTGACATGGACGCCGACGGAGCGAAGATTGCTCAAAAAGTGCGCTATGTTGAACGATTCATCACCGTGGGCGGAACCACCAACATCGATTATACTGCCAACCAGCCCACCGGCGGCACCAATTATGTTGATGCAACCACCAATGGACAGGTGCTTACGGTAGAACAAGGTACAACCGTTACCATCAAAATCAAGGGTTATCAGGCCAGAGACGAAGTTGATAACAACCATGATGACTTGCGTTGGTGCTTCGGACGTGGCTGGATCGACCTGAACAGCGACAACCGATTCGAACCGAAAGAATTGTCAGAAGGTGGCGAACAGCTCTTCACCATCGGTGAACTGAGAAAGGGAACCCTTGACCAGGTAACTGGCTTGAAGGCGATTACCTTCAAGATTCCTGATGATGCCCGCACCGGCGACACCCGTAT from Prevotella sp. oral taxon 475 encodes:
- a CDS encoding glycosyltransferase; the protein is MCKRVCVIIPTYNNARTLRGVVEGVLRQTSSIIVVNDGSTDDTAHVLALCDPCISVVTHERNKGKGAALVSGFKEAVRQGFDYAITIDSDGQHFPSDLPLFLEAIRRHPDAIIVGNRFARSASDDSRAHMNPQSRFANRFSNFWFTLQTGVRLSDTQTGYRAYPLHRLRWLPLITSRYEAELELMVFATWNGVRLVSIPIQVYYPPQNERVSHFRPTTDFLRISLLNTFLCGLALVYALPRKLLKVVATVLVLLSLFVLMLFVQAGLLIFFLSHRATESQRLAYHGSIQRVSSWLLRHLPGVSTTLHNPTGEDFSKPGIIIANHQSHLDLLCIMMLTPRLVILTKRWVWNNPLYGVAIRYAEYMPVSNDFEENETQLVALLSRGYSVMIFPEGTRSASLSLLRFHQGAFYLAQKHGLDLIPVFLNGTGQVLNKQARTHSPGHITIEVKPRVPASSLPSHLSSVALAQHFRRQYQQWKDEYDAQISF
- a CDS encoding SusC/RagA family TonB-linked outer membrane protein, whose product is MRRPRFQTGAFLLRGFLTLSLLFASANGAWAQIKLTTQKAHLETVIEKIKKQSKYRFFYSDALAKVSVNAVEVDNASITDVLDRLFSGTAITYRLVDNVVYLSDKNAPAQKKEQRAEQQKAKGGQHTVTGVVKDSHGEPLIGVSVLVKGTGKGAVTNIDGQYTISTDMAKPVLVYSYVGYTQQEQTVNNRSVIDVVMKDDSQVLGEVVVTAMGILRKQESLTYATQKIKAEDLVKVQDPNVANTLEGKVSGITITPSAGGAGGASKIILRGNKSVSGNSAPLIVVDGVPMSNKTRGQASFNQGEELTFGSVGEGSDPLSMINPDDIESINVLKGSNAAALYGSQAANGVVMITTKSGREGKIDIGFTSNVTFDAPLLTPKIQNIYGATMEDGAVINGKQTTQLGFNGWGGKISEQTNLSPLTALGNWFPKDALNEVHLRNTTRNDVNDFFRTGVTTNNSVSVSGGNEKSRSYLSLGNSYATGMVRNNSYNRNSLMFRQNLKLFDRLKIDASINYVETITRNRPGGGTVGNPIYHTYLTPRNVDMQYYKNHYMDANGSWMSGLQDYYKEFTYIGSDGKPKTGLQPAKEEYELHGPMQSWAYKSNDSNNPYWLLNMSRNRQDENRLFTTLSAAVDIYDGLSFQARFNYTRTHYKKEGWEHATTLVATAAMNRFGRCWSNDSKSSEIYTDYLLSYNKTLKDYSLSATAGWVGHTLKETHKNTYIGKATVRDENWLTLPKVTNYFEVNAGGPGVTTSSIFRNWDKAWLFTAQVGWKEKVYVDGSYRLDSYRPFRQFYKRGMLDREWFGYFGVGANAIVSSLVKLPTWIDYLKYRVSYSEVGNSIPENYYFKFGYDLLTGAGVGSKFSKFKPVPEKMRSFETGVEMLFFKNRLSVDFTYYNTRLTNMYMQTSSGFNVNNVYNTGIVRNTGFESTVGYDFKFGKHLRWRTAYNFSFNSNKILRGAIDENGNEREISVKVGGAHVLYSSGRSLGDIYVPDFKYKKDGKSISVTKKGVPRFDDSQENLKYVGNMNSKWQMGWTNTFNYKDFSLTMLINGRIGGKVISLTESYLDFYGLSKRTADARQAAERNGIVASAYGNVPGIALPDGSGRIVPVKEYFEGVGSSASTNANYVYSATNFRLRELSLGYTFRDLFGLNKNLNVSFIARNLFFLYKKSPVDPDVSLSTGNGLGGFEVFNTPSSRSYGLSFKINL
- a CDS encoding SusD/RagB family nutrient-binding outer membrane lipoprotein, with translation MKRFFKCASLPIALSALMLTSCLDFDATGSEFKSNESQVDTWNSKNTGKADSLFYKKVFTATDVKKAAVSLKSVLADGIGAQYAMRGGKDGVKPAPHSYQYRNCLGIDNYVQYAVIPHQVFPYAKVKVTSTYDVNPKFYGGPMGSFGQAASRISPLLNHGSIDSIPEVKAIYLLLYNYAAVEVADVYGAVPYTDLKNNVQTAPYNYQDLPSIYKKAINNIDSIVACLKYFETKPADYKNAVVDVLNANIRITSDRKLGNRTLDTWVRFANSLKLRLAIHVVKVAPADARKWAEEAVQSGVIEEEKNEVCLPPASSGFSHPLVEISENWHDTRLSASFESLLASLNHPYMKYLFEKNDAPIVNKKTKVQLAADSKIVGIRSGTYTGDGQAYDGNQYIAFSRVNSTVIWSAPLYLMKLSEVCFLRAEGAVRGWNMMGNAKDFYEKGIEEGSCEDRENYYQDENGDNPYKKGIAAYTQQANAIPYTYNDPTGETDPVESVTKIGVKWNDGDTPEMKLEKIITQKYIAAYPESYETWVDLRRTGYPKLFEILNAEDSDGSIDDGETIRRLPFPGKDDPVTFEDLRRTAFKTLTGGDYVATRLWWDTKGPNFQ
- a CDS encoding GEVED domain-containing protein, which encodes MNKKSTFRLLALAGLLAAAPTTMSAQTTEPASASKVVYDFQGFDDVKLLKLFAKIVKEGRRYPTDAELRNAGLANEIEFVRSHVRKRNILSRADRLEKNTYEKRDLFMNIPAGAGRGTGGYPSKEFASDNFSMWNYTNLFGAWNHGLFQAPGAWADAAHKNGTDLLSGVKFFDTTGNPGGVGAEGWMPIITTQESDGTYTYAKPMIYLLQYLGLDGINYNWEASGYDDERVIGFHQALYKIADQENFKNFHIAIYTSESGLTGYTARALFGSGGTKTADLMLNYSGGDFTHQMPSSVSAAKAAMGTTEGLYAGVWIMNMNRRWTSLNTAKECGVCLWGEHAQSRFWSYNVGGDAFEAMSNYQKLLERGFSGGMRNPANRPAVSNYNNNWEETGGNLPLSSFAGLATWIPERTTIQGNLPFSTYFNMGAGSQYNYKGKRTAGPWYNMANQDIVPTYRWLVYDAGTETVSDKISPEFSYKDAYTGGSCLLLSGTDQAAGTDIVLYKTDLTGSTGAIKANVAIKSGKEGEKESNLYLIVHLKNGNVWKEYPVGKTTGKNWEEHQINLTDLASGTTIDKIGLRVKNSDANYQMMVGKLELTDGYTQAPAEVKDVTIQVKEETKTSLSVKASWSVNTTAATTGLVYNDDANIDHFEILLKDGADGRVSEVARTTQWAAYVGNIDLTHAQHNPYIGVRAVGKDLKSYSPVQWTQVTREDASRLPDLVTNPYTAPELDMDADGAKIAQKVRYVERFITVGGTTNIDYTANQPTGGTNYVDATTNGQVLTVEQGTTVTIKIKGYQARDEVDNNHDDLRWCFGRGWIDLNSDNRFEPKELSEGGEQLFTIGELRKGTLDQVTGLKAITFKIPDDARTGDTRMRIVFSDAWFKGALKPTGKFNKGFAIDFRVKITGTKPQRPIPADTHDQGVADQPEGLTTTGITAPVAAPSQLVMDAEALNFTNVEQAWIFATDGSLMATLNHPTSFKVASLAPGVYLVKMQNKNIIRTQKVTIR